Proteins from a genomic interval of Heteronotia binoei isolate CCM8104 ecotype False Entrance Well chromosome 5, APGP_CSIRO_Hbin_v1, whole genome shotgun sequence:
- the LOC132571691 gene encoding oocyte zinc finger protein XlCOF6-like: ECSVCGKTFSNRGTLQLHQRTHTGEKPFECSVCGKRFSTSSGLQLHRRTHTGEKPFDCSVCGKRFSDRGNLQTHQRIHSGEKPFECSDCGKRFCTSRKLQLHHRTHTGEKPFECLECGKRFSQSGNLQLHQRTHTGEKPFQCSECGRRFSQSGDLQRHHKIHTGERPFKCLECGKKFSSTGVLQEHLKTHTGEKPFVCSVCGKRFSQCSTLQRHQRTHTGEKPFECSVCGKRFRQSSTLQVHLRTHTGRKPFECSECGKRFSNTGSLQSHQRTHTGEKPFECSECGKKFRQSGSLRMHQRTHTGEKPFECSECGKRFSQSGTLRLHKRTQTHRGKPFECLNCGKKVSHIGSLQLQQRTHMGKNPFSV; this comes from the exons gaatgctcagtgtgtggaaagacattcagtaaCAGGGGGACacttcaactgcatcaaagaacccatacaggggagaaaccttttgaatgctcagtgtgtggaaagagattcagtacaagtAGTGGTCTTCAGTTGCAccgaagaacccacacaggggagaaaccttttgactgctcagtgtgtggaaagagattcagtgataGGGGGaatcttcaaacgcatcagagaattcacagtggggagaaaccttttgaatgctcagattgtggaaagagattctgtaCGAGTCGGAAGCTACAGCTGCAccacagaacccacacaggggagaaaccttttgaatgtttagagtgtggaaagagattcagtcagagtggcaatcttcaactgcaccaaaggacccacacaggggagaaaccttttcaatgctcagagtgtggaaggagattcagtcagagtggtgaTCTTCAACGGCACCAtaaaattcacacaggggagagaccatttaaatgcttagagtgtggaaagaaattcagttctACTGGTGTCCTTCAAGAGCATctgaaaacccacacaggggagaaaccttttgtatgctcagtgtgtggaaagagattcagtcagtgtaGTACTCTTCAACGGCAccaaaggacccacacaggggagaaaccttttgaatgctcagtgtgtggaaaaagatttagacagagtagcactcttcaggtgcatctaagaacccacacagggaggAAACCCTTTGAGTgctccgagtgtggaaagagattcagtaacacTGGAAGTCTTCAatctcatcagagaacccacacaggcgagaaaccttttgaatgctcagagtgtggaaagaaattcagacagagtggcagtcttcggatgcaccaaagaacccacacgggggaaaAACCcttcgaatgctcagagtgcggaaagagattcagtcagagtggcactcttcgactgcacaaaagaacaca AACACACAGggggaaaccttttgaatgcttaaaCTGTGGAAAGAAAGTCAGTCATATTGGCAGTCTTCAGCTGCAACAAAGGACTCACATGGGGAAAAATCCATTCAGTgtgtga